A single window of Inediibacterium massiliense DNA harbors:
- a CDS encoding S-layer homology domain-containing protein: MKLNKKLNLLLIFVLLLSFIIPSYANNVDIEYLGKSKVTIQGTSDYTQKPATLTVYDRDQSVYEYQNFTDIHGKYSFTITVDGGKLYTGKVKIEGEVQEFSFATKGEKEYQFGEEVKPSNDSILFFQDGIYLNLKNSDIQENSRVQINEKNISVSNGLKKAGKTVELKFKGISLDKIFEIGISTDSANKDKVSLYAYDVSDKRWKYINSNKINNVVSAQINTDGIYGVFEDTESPKDVELQLKENNGKRVSLSLFAKDSSEIKIYEIYRDNKLIGHSNNDTYVDTKIEPKQNYKYKIKAIDSLGNVSDFSKELEVVVKESQGNIDENKKVNVSIRIEGYEKIVLYDDNLEVGVFDLDPYLTKSTHPTATPSNGWPKERFSGPTVAHAFVQALKNKNIDDYNFEDYGWSCYISRIGKDKEFKYKHSSGWMYRVNGWLPDYGVENYKLKDGDKIEIFFGVNGFLTWFTKISADKTTIAPGEEVALTLDGEITILKDKNKRGPTYQKLIEGAKIYVNHKPYEMDGKIVTTDQNGKGIIKFDKPGTYTIGAEKVDKEGYVDIVRPIPIEITVSGKAQTGSTRGGGGGPIKVDNPEYNKEQNVVNDKNATEKDVTNAVKDATNKLEKTSKEIKSEKDANHLIKDAKDVSNIIGKALEKINTENAAKDVANKSNEVLKMITLSSEKLTKVEDKKEASKVAVKDMNNTLEAMDQINDAKEISKVAVDMIDIAGKLIKNIGQDQGTEIKKHAIKAAEKAVQKAGIKEIKKEQLKVEGDKVILELNKNEINTLAKDIVQITKDMKGKLSNNHIEISKSLEKKLTLQIPKMNQKEIETSLPDTFIKDMREIGMEKVQINTEITEIEMKKGTFNDQATEKELVFNVKKLEVNELLALQKNKVPQNSIVVDVNIKAGDKKITAFEQPIKLYIPYKGDIKNGEVVQAFYLKDNGIIENMGGVYDPVTKMVTFETTHFSKYFANKVEKTEIKSTFNDLIGYEWAKEAIEEMAQKGIISGRSEDVFDPSASITRAEFATLITKMLGLNIENEKVSFTDIEDTAWYTPYVKTAYKNGFVRGRSETIFDPNGKITREEMTTIIGKVLIQKGKEKANINELERFNDKTNIASWANEKVALCVKESMIRGMPDGTFMPKQNANRAQAAVMLNQLYHNIQ, encoded by the coding sequence ATGAAGTTAAATAAAAAGCTAAATTTATTACTCATATTTGTTTTATTATTATCATTTATAATACCTTCTTATGCAAATAATGTAGATATTGAATATTTAGGAAAATCTAAAGTTACAATTCAAGGAACTTCTGATTATACACAAAAGCCAGCAACATTGACTGTTTATGATCGAGATCAATCTGTTTATGAATATCAAAATTTTACAGATATACATGGTAAATATAGTTTTACTATTACAGTAGATGGAGGAAAATTATATACAGGGAAAGTTAAAATTGAAGGAGAAGTACAGGAATTTTCTTTTGCTACAAAGGGAGAAAAAGAATATCAATTTGGAGAAGAAGTAAAGCCTTCTAATGATTCAATTTTATTTTTCCAAGATGGAATTTATTTGAATTTAAAAAATTCAGATATTCAAGAGAATTCAAGAGTTCAAATTAATGAAAAAAATATTAGTGTTAGTAATGGACTTAAAAAAGCAGGAAAAACAGTAGAATTAAAATTTAAAGGCATAAGCCTAGATAAAATATTTGAAATTGGGATTTCCACAGATAGTGCAAATAAAGATAAAGTGTCATTATATGCTTATGATGTAAGTGATAAAAGATGGAAGTACATAAATAGCAATAAAATAAATAATGTGGTTTCAGCTCAAATCAATACAGATGGCATATATGGGGTTTTTGAAGATACAGAAAGTCCTAAAGATGTAGAATTACAATTAAAAGAAAATAATGGGAAAAGAGTATCTTTAAGTCTTTTTGCAAAAGACTCATCAGAAATAAAAATATATGAAATTTATAGAGACAATAAGCTCATCGGACATTCTAATAATGATACATATGTAGATACAAAGATTGAACCAAAACAAAATTATAAATATAAAATAAAAGCAATAGACTCCTTAGGAAATGTTTCAGATTTTAGCAAAGAGTTAGAAGTAGTAGTAAAAGAATCACAAGGAAATATAGATGAAAATAAGAAAGTAAATGTATCTATTCGCATAGAAGGATATGAAAAGATAGTATTATATGATGACAATTTAGAAGTTGGAGTATTTGATTTAGATCCATATTTAACAAAATCAACTCATCCGACTGCCACACCATCTAATGGTTGGCCAAAAGAAAGATTTTCAGGGCCTACAGTAGCCCATGCTTTTGTACAAGCATTAAAAAATAAAAACATAGATGATTATAATTTTGAGGATTATGGATGGTCATGCTATATTTCTAGAATTGGGAAAGACAAAGAATTTAAATACAAACATTCATCTGGATGGATGTATAGAGTAAATGGGTGGCTTCCAGATTATGGAGTAGAGAATTATAAATTAAAAGATGGAGATAAAATAGAAATTTTCTTTGGGGTGAATGGATTCCTTACATGGTTTACAAAAATATCTGCAGATAAAACCACTATAGCACCAGGTGAAGAAGTTGCATTGACATTAGATGGAGAAATAACCATATTAAAAGATAAAAATAAAAGAGGACCTACTTATCAAAAACTGATAGAGGGTGCAAAAATATATGTAAATCATAAGCCATATGAAATGGATGGAAAAATTGTGACTACAGATCAAAATGGAAAAGGGATTATTAAATTTGACAAACCAGGAACTTATACAATAGGAGCAGAAAAAGTAGATAAGGAAGGATATGTAGATATTGTAAGACCCATACCTATAGAAATAACCGTATCAGGGAAAGCACAAACTGGAAGCACTAGAGGGGGCGGAGGAGGTCCTATTAAAGTAGACAATCCAGAATATAATAAAGAACAAAATGTAGTTAATGACAAAAATGCAACTGAAAAAGATGTTACAAATGCAGTAAAGGATGCAACCAATAAATTAGAAAAAACATCAAAAGAAATAAAATCAGAAAAAGATGCAAATCATTTAATCAAGGATGCAAAGGATGTTTCAAATATTATTGGAAAAGCCCTAGAAAAAATAAATACAGAAAATGCAGCAAAAGATGTAGCAAACAAAAGTAATGAAGTTTTGAAAATGATTACCTTATCATCAGAAAAATTAACAAAGGTTGAAGATAAAAAAGAAGCAAGCAAAGTAGCAGTAAAGGATATGAATAATACATTAGAGGCAATGGATCAAATCAATGATGCAAAAGAAATAAGTAAAGTTGCAGTAGATATGATAGATATAGCAGGAAAATTAATTAAAAATATAGGACAAGATCAAGGAACAGAAATCAAAAAACATGCAATTAAGGCAGCAGAAAAAGCAGTTCAAAAAGCAGGAATCAAAGAAATTAAAAAAGAACAATTAAAAGTTGAGGGAGATAAGGTAATTTTAGAACTCAATAAAAATGAGATAAATACTCTTGCAAAAGATATTGTACAAATTACAAAAGACATGAAAGGTAAATTATCTAATAATCATATTGAAATATCTAAATCTCTAGAGAAAAAATTAACTCTTCAAATACCTAAAATGAATCAAAAAGAAATAGAAACTAGCCTTCCAGATACTTTCATTAAAGATATGAGAGAAATTGGAATGGAAAAAGTGCAAATTAATACAGAAATTACAGAGATTGAAATGAAAAAAGGTACATTTAATGATCAAGCAACAGAAAAAGAATTAGTTTTCAATGTTAAAAAATTAGAAGTCAATGAATTATTAGCTCTTCAAAAAAATAAAGTACCTCAAAATAGTATTGTAGTAGATGTAAATATCAAAGCAGGAGATAAAAAAATCACTGCATTTGAACAACCTATAAAATTATATATTCCATATAAGGGAGACATAAAAAATGGAGAAGTAGTACAAGCCTTCTATCTAAAAGATAATGGTATCATAGAAAATATGGGTGGAGTATATGATCCTGTTACGAAGATGGTAACTTTTGAAACTACTCACTTTAGTAAATATTTTGCAAATAAAGTAGAAAAAACAGAAATAAAATCAACTTTTAATGATCTAATTGGTTATGAATGGGCAAAAGAAGCGATAGAAGAAATGGCTCAAAAAGGAATCATTAGTGGAAGAAGTGAAGATGTATTTGACCCTAGTGCATCTATCACAAGAGCAGAATTTGCAACTCTCATTACAAAAATGCTTGGATTAAACATAGAAAATGAAAAAGTAAGCTTTACAGATATAGAGGATACTGCTTGGTATACTCCATATGTAAAAACTGCTTACAAAAATGGATTCGTAAGAGGAAGAAGTGAAACGATATTTGATCCAAATGGAAAAATTACAAGAGAAGAAATGACAACCATTATTGGAAAGGTACTCATACAAAAAGGAAAAGAAAAAGCAAATATAAATGAATTAGAAAGATTTAATGACAAAACAAATATAGCTTCTTGGGCAAATGAAAAGGTAGCATTGTGCGTAAAAGAATCTATGATCAGGGGTATGCCAGATGGCACCTTTATGCCAAAACAAAATGCCAATAGAGCTCAAGCTGCTGTCATGTTAAATCAGTTATATCATAACATTCAATAA
- a CDS encoding prenyltransferase/squalene oxidase repeat-containing protein, which yields MKQQFKKLLSYLIVFAMVFTTAGFECMSFMPSYAQEEDQVVQDDEQNEEATETIVNNQEEIKDEEIKDESVTDEEVKVEENKEEQEEIEIIQEKTEVEEILESEEKLLQLEEKEPVQENKKEEAIKVKEVQKTESITEKKEATVKSSEKATIEINPSEIYPGGELMLKIKAAECANSSSYNLYLVDENNEIVKERNRPVQYAGINFDSEGNGRFTYKGESNKIKFDETSQLNPGVHYLGIADRYDWEVIASEKFTVKEEEPEDKSTAELDKAEVALGESVRVDVHIANWKSVTPQPWPQYDYQVNLYKDGKMIKGLGGGKSEDTDEKGNGSCTFKIPEDIETGEYTININIVRCDTQEIEIPVIVSETKSEEATISINQKVVALDGKLEVNVKAQEYKNYNEGDVYIYILFSDGRTHLNLTRVDFDSEGKGTFRYFDNETIIDLSKKSSVAKRCNVGEDYYIGLVKGVGTDSVVLAKTPIQFIAAGVDKIPPKLTIKGIDNETVKTEEITFTVLAEDDVDGIVEPKVTATSNQTKIELVSEKNGIYTYKATLIEGNNIITIEAADQSENKASKQYFVNYANPENDKIKIIVNGLKDHQEVTEKEISFMVFAKNGRDEKIEDKIVKVNEIEIQEKNNQYTASLKEGANIIELYAKDDKGNKAHETIHITYKKVDLQNPEDLPKISVKGIEDYQVVYNQETISITIDAKDKEGNLLEPKVFVKNGMTLGGGIPTPTENTNPIEEIEKQEDGSYMITFHKDPENEAGINEIKEVMVEATDEQGRKGKISKKVLYNGSGTVVFTETREIIKKDNNDENKDQEITIYIGTKFDNLKDAEYILGIEKLGGGYYWTPGKDGQKPGEGSKQMTKEGKLVNGKAVEKLTILKEIEPGEYWINFYFKEDQSNANINFKVNQETDTIPPVIKTAFRDIGDLKPGDECEVHSNYIIMKATAYDLTDGNVDVTVMLNGEKVERIEPVAYCRYRLDLVEGTNKIVITTKDQAGNSSTVEYTIVNTKDNLNKIKLNKYRVDAGNNLEVLFEMKDYAENETDLILYNCDMDYYHKAPREFYTDQGLPEVYAFQPYKVKAKLDSDGKLHMDYKILENVRSGYYMIECGFGGSIYRTPVFYVAGNEPDIIPPEIYVRGIEDGFVYNDQEVEFSVIANDAREGKVTPVVKVNEKEIQTKEEGNYVANLIDGDNIIEITAKDSKGNISTKTLIIEYVEVDINDQYIIKVREAIKKTGAYLKDHGTYSSDWKVVGIANAGKAVQKDYLEEVAKWAKENNCTSDKVTDYERMALGVSAAGGDARNVGGYNLIDKIYNYDEQGEIYFQGLNGVIYALIAMDTNRYFVPNTATYTREKLVDYVLKKQNSDGGWDLYMSGNSDVDITSMTLISLAPYHNRQDVKDAVEKATNWLSKVQRIDNGGFDSWGSEDNSESVSQTIIGLCANGIDPTNEKFTKKGNTLIDALLSFAQEDGTFLHIQPGAGEVGNTGMATEQAYQALLAYDKFVKMGKNSKEGKASIYYFGEKLADAKGLIMGLDQNDQKISKIYVENLGDKEQDVLLIIGTYDEENRMVRSEKVRDKIQVKENKVIYKEYSVPEGKNYTVKVFLWDSLEGQNPLKAHPITLKVS from the coding sequence ATGAAGCAACAATTTAAAAAACTATTATCATACTTAATAGTTTTTGCTATGGTATTTACTACTGCAGGCTTTGAATGTATGAGCTTTATGCCGTCCTATGCACAAGAAGAAGATCAAGTAGTGCAAGATGATGAACAAAATGAAGAAGCTACAGAAACAATTGTAAATAATCAAGAAGAAATAAAAGATGAAGAAATAAAAGATGAAAGTGTAACAGATGAAGAAGTAAAGGTAGAAGAAAATAAAGAAGAACAAGAAGAAATAGAAATAATACAAGAAAAAACAGAAGTAGAAGAAATACTAGAATCAGAAGAAAAATTACTGCAATTAGAAGAAAAAGAACCAGTACAAGAAAATAAAAAAGAAGAAGCAATAAAAGTAAAAGAAGTTCAAAAAACAGAATCAATAACAGAGAAAAAAGAAGCAACAGTAAAATCATCAGAAAAAGCAACTATAGAAATCAATCCATCAGAAATATATCCAGGTGGAGAATTAATGTTAAAAATAAAAGCAGCAGAATGTGCAAATTCAAGTAGCTACAATTTATACTTAGTAGATGAAAATAATGAAATAGTAAAGGAACGTAATAGACCAGTACAATATGCAGGAATAAACTTTGATAGTGAAGGAAATGGAAGATTTACTTATAAAGGGGAAAGCAACAAAATAAAATTTGATGAAACATCCCAATTAAATCCAGGAGTACATTATTTAGGAATAGCAGATAGATATGATTGGGAAGTCATTGCAAGTGAAAAATTCACAGTAAAAGAAGAAGAACCAGAAGATAAAAGTACAGCAGAATTAGACAAAGCAGAAGTAGCACTAGGAGAAAGTGTGAGGGTAGATGTACATATAGCAAATTGGAAATCAGTAACTCCTCAACCTTGGCCACAATATGATTATCAAGTAAACTTGTATAAAGATGGAAAAATGATTAAGGGTTTAGGTGGAGGAAAATCAGAGGATACAGATGAAAAAGGAAACGGTAGCTGTACATTTAAAATACCTGAAGATATAGAAACTGGAGAATATACAATAAACATAAATATAGTGAGATGCGATACGCAAGAAATAGAAATACCAGTGATAGTAAGCGAAACAAAATCAGAAGAAGCTACTATATCGATAAATCAAAAAGTAGTAGCCTTAGATGGGAAACTAGAAGTAAATGTAAAAGCTCAAGAATATAAAAATTATAATGAAGGTGATGTATATATATATATATTATTTAGTGATGGTAGGACTCACCTAAATCTTACTAGAGTAGATTTTGATAGCGAAGGAAAAGGAACTTTTAGATATTTTGACAATGAAACAATTATAGATTTATCGAAAAAATCAAGTGTTGCAAAACGTTGTAATGTAGGAGAAGATTATTATATTGGGTTAGTAAAAGGGGTAGGTACTGACAGTGTGGTTCTTGCTAAAACACCAATTCAGTTTATTGCTGCAGGAGTGGATAAGATCCCACCAAAGTTAACTATAAAAGGGATAGACAATGAGACAGTAAAAACAGAAGAAATAACCTTTACAGTTTTAGCAGAAGATGATGTGGATGGAATCGTTGAGCCAAAAGTAACAGCAACAAGCAATCAAACAAAAATTGAATTAGTCAGTGAAAAAAATGGGATATATACATACAAAGCTACATTGATAGAAGGAAACAATATAATAACTATAGAAGCCGCAGATCAATCAGAAAATAAAGCATCCAAACAATATTTTGTTAACTATGCAAATCCAGAGAACGATAAAATAAAAATTATAGTAAATGGATTAAAAGATCATCAAGAAGTAACAGAAAAAGAAATAAGCTTTATGGTTTTTGCTAAAAATGGAAGAGATGAAAAGATAGAAGATAAGATTGTAAAAGTAAATGAAATAGAAATACAAGAAAAAAATAATCAATATACAGCTTCTTTAAAAGAAGGAGCAAATATTATTGAATTATATGCAAAAGACGATAAAGGAAATAAAGCTCATGAGACAATTCATATTACATATAAGAAAGTAGATCTACAAAATCCTGAAGATTTACCTAAAATAAGTGTAAAAGGAATAGAAGATTATCAAGTTGTTTATAATCAAGAAACTATATCTATAACAATTGATGCAAAAGATAAAGAAGGAAATCTTTTAGAACCAAAAGTCTTTGTAAAAAATGGAATGACACTTGGAGGTGGAATCCCTACTCCAACAGAAAATACAAATCCAATAGAAGAAATAGAAAAGCAAGAAGATGGGTCTTATATGATTACATTTCATAAAGATCCAGAAAATGAGGCTGGAATCAATGAAATAAAAGAAGTAATGGTAGAAGCAACAGATGAACAAGGTAGAAAAGGAAAAATAAGCAAAAAAGTTTTATACAATGGCTCTGGAACAGTAGTATTTACAGAAACAAGAGAAATCATCAAAAAAGATAATAATGATGAAAATAAGGATCAAGAAATAACTATATATATAGGTACGAAATTTGATAATTTAAAAGACGCAGAATATATACTAGGAATAGAAAAATTAGGTGGAGGATATTATTGGACTCCAGGCAAAGATGGTCAAAAGCCTGGTGAAGGCAGTAAGCAGATGACTAAGGAAGGAAAGCTTGTAAATGGAAAAGCAGTAGAGAAATTAACTATATTAAAAGAGATAGAGCCTGGAGAGTATTGGATAAACTTTTATTTTAAAGAGGATCAATCTAATGCAAATATAAATTTCAAAGTAAATCAAGAAACAGATACAATTCCACCAGTAATAAAAACTGCATTTAGAGACATAGGAGATCTTAAACCTGGTGATGAATGTGAAGTACATAGTAATTATATTATTATGAAAGCTACGGCTTACGATTTAACAGATGGAAATGTAGATGTAACTGTTATGTTAAATGGAGAAAAGGTTGAAAGAATAGAGCCAGTAGCATACTGCAGATACAGATTAGACCTTGTTGAAGGAACAAATAAAATAGTCATTACAACTAAAGACCAAGCAGGAAATAGCTCTACAGTAGAATATACAATTGTTAATACAAAAGATAATTTAAATAAAATCAAATTAAACAAATATAGAGTAGATGCAGGAAATAATTTAGAAGTTCTATTTGAAATGAAAGATTATGCAGAAAATGAAACAGACTTAATTTTATACAATTGTGATATGGATTATTATCACAAAGCACCTAGAGAATTTTATACGGACCAAGGTTTACCTGAAGTTTATGCATTCCAACCATATAAAGTAAAGGCTAAGTTGGATTCAGATGGAAAACTTCATATGGATTACAAGATTCTTGAGAATGTAAGAAGTGGATACTATATGATAGAATGTGGGTTTGGAGGATCTATATATAGAACACCAGTATTCTATGTAGCAGGTAACGAACCGGATATTATACCTCCAGAAATATATGTACGAGGTATAGAAGATGGTTTTGTATACAATGATCAAGAAGTTGAATTTTCTGTTATTGCAAATGATGCAAGAGAAGGAAAAGTAACTCCAGTAGTGAAAGTAAATGAGAAAGAAATACAAACAAAAGAAGAAGGAAACTATGTAGCAAATTTAATTGATGGAGACAATATCATAGAAATTACAGCAAAGGATTCAAAAGGAAATATATCTACAAAAACACTTATAATAGAATATGTAGAAGTAGATATAAATGATCAATATATTATTAAAGTAAGAGAAGCAATTAAAAAAACAGGCGCATATTTAAAAGATCATGGAACATATAGTTCTGACTGGAAGGTTGTAGGTATTGCCAATGCAGGAAAGGCTGTTCAAAAAGACTATTTAGAAGAAGTTGCTAAATGGGCAAAAGAAAATAATTGTACTTCTGATAAAGTAACAGATTACGAAAGAATGGCTCTAGGAGTTTCCGCAGCAGGTGGAGATGCAAGAAATGTAGGTGGATATAATTTAATTGATAAAATCTATAATTATGATGAACAAGGAGAAATTTATTTTCAAGGGTTAAATGGTGTGATTTATGCATTGATTGCCATGGATACAAACAGATATTTTGTTCCTAATACGGCTACTTATACAAGAGAAAAATTAGTGGACTATGTACTTAAAAAACAAAATAGCGATGGTGGATGGGATTTATACATGAGTGGAAATAGCGATGTAGATATTACATCTATGACACTTATTAGTTTAGCGCCTTATCACAATCGACAAGATGTAAAAGATGCAGTAGAGAAGGCTACAAATTGGTTATCAAAAGTACAAAGAATAGACAATGGAGGATTTGATTCTTGGGGTTCAGAAGATAATAGTGAAAGTGTTTCACAAACTATTATAGGACTTTGTGCAAATGGAATTGATCCAACAAATGAAAAATTTACAAAGAAAGGCAATACTTTAATAGATGCATTATTAAGCTTTGCTCAAGAAGATGGAACATTCCTTCATATTCAACCAGGTGCTGGAGAAGTTGGAAACACAGGAATGGCAACGGAACAAGCATATCAAGCCTTACTTGCTTATGATAAATTTGTAAAAATGGGAAAAAATTCAAAGGAAGGAAAAGCATCCATATATTATTTTGGAGAAAAGCTTGCAGATGCAAAAGGATTAATTATGGGATTAGATCAAAATGATCAAAAAATAAGCAAGATTTATGTTGAAAATTTAGGAGACAAAGAACAAGATGTATTATTGATTATAGGAACCTATGATGAAGAAAATAGAATGGTGAGAAGTGAAAAAGTAAGAGACAAAATACAAGTAAAAGAAAATAAAGTAATCTATAAAGAGTACTCTGTACCAGAGGGAAAAAACTATACAGTGAAAGTATTTTTATGGGATAGCTTAGAAGGACAAAATCCATTAAAAGCACATCCAATAACATTAAAGGTAAGTTGA